A window from Rhineura floridana isolate rRhiFlo1 chromosome 19, rRhiFlo1.hap2, whole genome shotgun sequence encodes these proteins:
- the VSIG10 gene encoding V-set and immunoglobulin domain-containing protein 10 isoform X1: protein MARKLTARLFSFLLALCLGKGGAAGTEELVTGEVEGNVTLTCRNVSEQAVKVEWFHGEPGAIPILFSSDGSLPSDTRFSLIHNSALHISGLRPQDEGNYTCKEVLNKTDHMHRIQLFVASGPDRVTVNISPAVALPNGTLYAWRQGTLNFTCTSESRPIPTTKWDFSQRSPEQEPFTDVNSSLSYFVLYNLSPSYQGNYSCSATNPLSGRRETVTRELLIYYPPPSLPRCWAQTFAGDSEGVQLFCSWTGGYPPPMLQWTHLGKLSWDMNTTGTADTSVVALNSSHLLYGREFVCQGRHLLKQSSEACTVLLEAPWLMSDPMRSCFAGGAAMMTCQSTAGNPPAKITWLRNTSWTQTEIRSGGRFLVSQKGNVSTLVIQNCSDSTDSGYYLCKVENPLGLKEAYVYLSVIEPVNVGGIVGAIVVLLLLGVLILSGVLLYAGPRLCPKGNMLRNRDTSDILMLMDSEEEDVMMETAEEPPSHQGAVLANGCSPKPTKSSCAEVPSEISLEETNREGGPKP, encoded by the exons GCACGGAAGAGCTGGTGACTGGGGAAGTCGAAGGTAACGTCACCCTGACGTGTCGGAATGTGTCTGAGCAAGCGGTCAAAGTGGAATGGTTTCATGGGGAACCAGGTGCTATCCCTATCCTCTTCTCCTCGGACGGCAGTCTCCCTTCCGACACTCGCTTCTCCCTCATACACAACAGTGCCTTGCACATCTCCGGGTTGCGCCCGCAGGACGAAGGGAACTACACCTGCAAGGAAGTGCTGAACAAGACAGACCACATGCACAGGATCCAgttgtttgtagcca GTGGCCCTGACAGGGTGACAGTCAACATCAGCCCTGCCGTGGCATTGCCGAATGGCACACTCTACGCATGGAGACAAGGTACCCTCAACTTCACCTGCACCAGTGAATCCCGCCCCATCCCCACAACCAAATGGGATTTCTCCCAGCGCAGCCCCGAACAGGAGCCATTCACGGATGTCAACAGCTCCCTGAGCTACTTTGTCCTCTACAACCTGTCGCCCAGCTACCAAGGGAACTACTCGTGTTCGGCAACCAACCCGCTCAGCGGTCGCCGGGAGACAGTCACCCGTGAACTCCTGATCTACT ATCCTCCTCCATCTCTGCCTCGGTGCTGGGCTCAGACCTTCGCGGGAGACTCTGAAGGGGTGCAGCTGTTCTGCAGTTGGACCGGGGGTTACCCACCCCCCATGCTTCAGTGGACCCATCTCGGGAAGCTGAGCTGGGACATGAACACAACGGGCACTGCCGACACCAGCGTGGTGGCTCTGAACAGCTCCCACCTGCTGTACGGGAGGGAGTTTGTGTGCCAAGGGAGACATCTCCTAAAGCAGTCCAGCGAAGCCTGCACAGTGCTGTTGG AGGCCCCTTGGCTCATGTCTGACCCCATGAGGAGCTGCTTTGCAGGGGGAGCCGCGATGATGACCTGCCAGTCGACAGCCGGCAATCCGCCTGCCAAAATCACCTGGCTCCGTAACACCTCCTGGACGCAGACGGAGATCCGCTCTGGCGGGAGGTTCCTGGTCAGCCAAAAGGGCAACGTCTCCACTCTCGTCATCCAGAACTGCTCTGACAGCACGGACAGCGGTTACTACCTTTGCAAGGTCGAAAACCCCCTGGGGCTGAAGGAGGCGTATGTTTACCTCTCGGTGATCG AACCTGTGAATGTCGGAGGCATAGTAGGAGCTATTGTGGTCCTTCTGCTGTTGGGGGTCCTGATCCTCTCTGGAGTCCTCTTATACGCTGGACCCCGTCTGTGCCCGAAAG GCAACATGCTCAG GAATCGAGATACGAGCGACATCCTTATGCTGATGGATTCGGAGGAAGAGGATGTCATGATGGAAACAGCAGAGGAGCCTCCTTCACATCAGGGGGCTGTATTGGCAAATGGATGTTCTCCCAAGCCTACTAAAA GCTCTTGTGCAGAAGTGCCCAGCGAAATCTCCCTGGAGGAAACCAACAGAGAAGGGGGACCCAAACCATAG
- the VSIG10 gene encoding V-set and immunoglobulin domain-containing protein 10 isoform X2, producing MARKLTARLFSFLLALCLGKGGAAGTEELVTGEVEGNVTLTCRNVSEQAVKVEWFHGEPGAIPILFSSDGSLPSDTRFSLIHNSALHISGLRPQDEGNYTCKEVLNKTDHMHRIQLFVASGPDRVTVNISPAVALPNGTLYAWRQGTLNFTCTSESRPIPTTKWDFSQRSPEQEPFTDVNSSLSYFVLYNLSPSYQGNYSCSATNPLSGRRETVTRELLIYYPPPSLPRCWAQTFAGDSEGVQLFCSWTGGYPPPMLQWTHLGKLSWDMNTTGTADTSVVALNSSHLLYGREFVCQGRHLLKQSSEACTVLLEAPWLMSDPMRSCFAGGAAMMTCQSTAGNPPAKITWLRNTSWTQTEIRSGGRFLVSQKGNVSTLVIQNCSDSTDSGYYLCKVENPLGLKEAYVYLSVIEPVNVGGIVGAIVVLLLLGVLILSGVLLYAGPRLCPKGIEIRATSLC from the exons GCACGGAAGAGCTGGTGACTGGGGAAGTCGAAGGTAACGTCACCCTGACGTGTCGGAATGTGTCTGAGCAAGCGGTCAAAGTGGAATGGTTTCATGGGGAACCAGGTGCTATCCCTATCCTCTTCTCCTCGGACGGCAGTCTCCCTTCCGACACTCGCTTCTCCCTCATACACAACAGTGCCTTGCACATCTCCGGGTTGCGCCCGCAGGACGAAGGGAACTACACCTGCAAGGAAGTGCTGAACAAGACAGACCACATGCACAGGATCCAgttgtttgtagcca GTGGCCCTGACAGGGTGACAGTCAACATCAGCCCTGCCGTGGCATTGCCGAATGGCACACTCTACGCATGGAGACAAGGTACCCTCAACTTCACCTGCACCAGTGAATCCCGCCCCATCCCCACAACCAAATGGGATTTCTCCCAGCGCAGCCCCGAACAGGAGCCATTCACGGATGTCAACAGCTCCCTGAGCTACTTTGTCCTCTACAACCTGTCGCCCAGCTACCAAGGGAACTACTCGTGTTCGGCAACCAACCCGCTCAGCGGTCGCCGGGAGACAGTCACCCGTGAACTCCTGATCTACT ATCCTCCTCCATCTCTGCCTCGGTGCTGGGCTCAGACCTTCGCGGGAGACTCTGAAGGGGTGCAGCTGTTCTGCAGTTGGACCGGGGGTTACCCACCCCCCATGCTTCAGTGGACCCATCTCGGGAAGCTGAGCTGGGACATGAACACAACGGGCACTGCCGACACCAGCGTGGTGGCTCTGAACAGCTCCCACCTGCTGTACGGGAGGGAGTTTGTGTGCCAAGGGAGACATCTCCTAAAGCAGTCCAGCGAAGCCTGCACAGTGCTGTTGG AGGCCCCTTGGCTCATGTCTGACCCCATGAGGAGCTGCTTTGCAGGGGGAGCCGCGATGATGACCTGCCAGTCGACAGCCGGCAATCCGCCTGCCAAAATCACCTGGCTCCGTAACACCTCCTGGACGCAGACGGAGATCCGCTCTGGCGGGAGGTTCCTGGTCAGCCAAAAGGGCAACGTCTCCACTCTCGTCATCCAGAACTGCTCTGACAGCACGGACAGCGGTTACTACCTTTGCAAGGTCGAAAACCCCCTGGGGCTGAAGGAGGCGTATGTTTACCTCTCGGTGATCG AACCTGTGAATGTCGGAGGCATAGTAGGAGCTATTGTGGTCCTTCTGCTGTTGGGGGTCCTGATCCTCTCTGGAGTCCTCTTATACGCTGGACCCCGTCTGTGCCCGAAAG GAATCGAGATACGAGCGACATCCTTATGCTGA